In Chryseobacterium shigense, the following proteins share a genomic window:
- a CDS encoding tetratricopeptide repeat protein — translation MMKFLIFLLPVFLVAQEKITPQSIDAEINKFTSNDELGNSAQFIRDNIRILENSQKISYSRGITVSALNLSARYTVLNDYKKSLEYLKLGEKEQYAKDNQVQVRIKTLYSVNYFGMNLYQEAANSLKEIIPIVNKIKPDSVRLARLSSTFVDIGKVYLDKNQLDSASIYTKKAINTVLQLKDLTPRSQMLLAWSSLALVEIKIKENKIDSAEIYLKSFEARPERLQGNMNFKQYKVTGMLHDRKKEYDLAIADYQKAIEMAKGLNYTVEIEELYKLVSGAYAKRGDKNSAQEYFQKYIIIKDSLESAKQLALEGTVKELITQKEKNIKAKNKFLIYGTWTAILSMVISMPLIITALRRKNKILNVKEQETQLLNQKLNLAFENVIQMAKNNDPEFLARFQEVYPEFFPRLLKVEPQLLNTDLKFCAMLFLNFSTKDIATFTFIQPQSVQTKKNRLRKKLNISSDEDIYVWMKNINDIY, via the coding sequence ATGATGAAATTTCTTATTTTTTTGCTTCCGGTTTTTCTGGTTGCTCAGGAAAAAATTACACCTCAATCTATTGATGCAGAAATAAATAAGTTTACATCCAATGATGAACTTGGAAACTCTGCCCAGTTTATAAGAGATAATATCCGGATATTGGAAAATTCTCAAAAGATCAGTTACTCCCGCGGAATTACAGTAAGTGCTTTAAACCTTTCTGCACGTTATACAGTACTTAATGACTATAAGAAAAGTTTAGAATATTTGAAGTTGGGAGAGAAGGAACAGTATGCTAAAGACAACCAGGTTCAGGTACGGATTAAGACGCTTTACAGTGTTAATTACTTCGGTATGAATCTTTATCAGGAAGCAGCTAATTCACTCAAAGAAATCATTCCGATTGTGAATAAAATTAAACCGGATTCCGTACGGTTGGCACGGCTTTCATCAACATTTGTTGATATAGGGAAGGTTTATCTGGATAAAAATCAGCTTGATTCGGCTTCTATATACACTAAAAAAGCAATTAATACTGTACTTCAGCTGAAGGATCTGACTCCCAGATCACAAATGCTGTTAGCCTGGAGTTCACTTGCATTGGTTGAGATAAAGATCAAGGAAAATAAAATTGATTCTGCTGAAATATACCTCAAATCATTTGAAGCCCGTCCGGAGAGACTGCAGGGAAATATGAATTTTAAACAGTATAAGGTAACAGGTATGCTTCATGACAGAAAAAAAGAATATGATCTGGCCATTGCAGACTACCAGAAAGCAATAGAAATGGCTAAAGGACTGAATTATACTGTTGAAATAGAAGAATTGTATAAGTTGGTATCAGGAGCTTATGCGAAGCGGGGAGATAAAAATTCTGCCCAGGAATATTTTCAAAAATACATTATTATTAAGGACAGTCTGGAAAGTGCCAAACAGCTTGCCCTTGAAGGCACAGTAAAAGAATTGATTACCCAGAAAGAAAAAAATATAAAAGCAAAAAATAAATTTCTGATTTACGGAACCTGGACTGCAATTTTAAGCATGGTTATTTCAATGCCGCTGATTATAACTGCTTTGCGTAGGAAAAATAAAATCTTGAACGTAAAAGAGCAGGAAACCCAGCTGCTTAATCAAAAACTGAATCTTGCTTTTGAAAATGTCATACAGATGGCAAAAAATAATGATCCTGAATTTCTTGCCCGTTTCCAGGAAGTCTATCCTGAATTCTTTCCCAGACTGCTTAAAGTTGAACCTCAACTATTGAATACAGATTTGAAGTTTTGCGCCATGCTGTTTCTTAATTTCTCTACTAAAGATATAGCTACTTTTACATTTATACAGCCTCAATCCGTACAAACCAAGAAAAACAGGTTGCGGAAAAAATTAAATATCTCTTCCGATGAAGATATTTATGTCTGGATGAAAAATATAAATGATATATACTAA
- a CDS encoding transposase, giving the protein MLFKNIHIGQLIQTRVKETNFSTERLTNFLQCSEHDIENMYNSESLHAELLLKWSKLLQYDFFRMYSQHLLLYSPPSSPDYYKNIKQQKTELPEFRKNIYTIEIIEFILDLVKSNKKTKQEVIKEYKIPKTTLYKWLNKY; this is encoded by the coding sequence ATGCTTTTTAAAAATATTCATATCGGCCAGCTCATACAAACAAGAGTAAAAGAAACTAATTTTTCTACGGAAAGGCTTACCAATTTTCTGCAATGCAGCGAACATGATATTGAGAACATGTATAACAGTGAATCCCTGCACGCAGAACTTCTGCTAAAATGGAGTAAATTATTACAATATGATTTTTTCAGGATGTATTCCCAGCACCTGTTACTGTATTCTCCTCCATCTTCTCCTGATTATTATAAAAATATAAAACAACAGAAAACAGAGCTTCCTGAATTCAGAAAAAACATCTATACCATAGAAATTATAGAGTTTATCCTGGATTTAGTAAAGTCTAACAAAAAAACAAAACAAGAAGTAATCAAGGAATACAAAATTCCTAAAACGACACTTTACAAATGGCTTAATAAGTATTAA